Proteins encoded within one genomic window of Halobacteroides halobius DSM 5150:
- a CDS encoding methyl-accepting chemotaxis protein, with translation MIIFSTIKSKLIAIVLVLALVPIIVLGLLGTNKMKKMITNNFLESTTKEVKQVDKSISLYFKTVKENCELLSTMSQVKQANETITTYMDKTTPEERKLTPLENGGIEAEIYKLYQKFAQSHPNSAYVYMATINGGYIQWPANSVPKNYNPKERPYYKVAMRNKQQVTRTSPYYWSADDAVIVSTVTTIRNNKGKIIGVQGLDVSLKGLTKMVKDIKIGETGYVIMTTNDGTILAHPKNPKLNFKNIKKLGVKKLNNISQIKQDNFTVTMKQKDYLMNVYTSPITGWKFISVIEKSELASKLNSAYKLVLGVISISTVVIIGVAVFVANKFSQPLVAAAKFAKKIANGKLDISSLNVNSQDEVGNLVQQLNHMRNNLRDMVESIIDTVENLSASSEELSAVAEEGSATVQTNNEALEDMASGIQQISASSQEVTSFAQKSNQEIEVGSKNIAETTSNMKEINQEVEEAVGVIKNLDNHSQEIDQIVELIMNIAEQTNLLALNASIEAARASSTTEGSRTRRGKAGQGFAVVADEIRELAEETTKATENIAELSEEIQSKSNAGLEAVNKVKNKAKQGKKTVKKTGEIFRTIKTSMENTVDYVEETSVSAQDLAQNSDQLMNASDDIKNMSEEIANSADELTVRAEELNEVVEKFEI, from the coding sequence ATGATTATTTTTTCTACCATTAAATCTAAATTAATTGCGATAGTTTTAGTTTTAGCTCTAGTGCCTATAATTGTTTTGGGGCTATTGGGAACTAATAAAATGAAGAAGATGATAACTAATAATTTTCTTGAATCTACTACAAAAGAAGTCAAGCAGGTAGATAAATCTATTAGCTTATACTTTAAAACTGTAAAAGAAAACTGTGAATTATTGTCAACAATGTCCCAAGTAAAGCAAGCTAATGAAACAATTACTACCTATATGGATAAAACCACACCTGAGGAAAGAAAATTAACTCCATTAGAAAATGGTGGGATTGAAGCTGAAATTTATAAGTTATATCAAAAATTTGCTCAATCACATCCTAATTCAGCATATGTTTATATGGCAACTATCAATGGGGGTTATATTCAGTGGCCTGCTAATTCAGTTCCTAAAAATTATAATCCTAAAGAAAGGCCCTATTATAAAGTAGCAATGAGAAATAAGCAACAGGTTACTAGGACAAGTCCCTACTATTGGTCAGCTGATGATGCAGTAATTGTAAGTACAGTGACCACTATTAGAAATAATAAAGGAAAGATTATTGGGGTTCAAGGGCTAGATGTTAGCTTAAAAGGATTAACTAAGATGGTTAAGGATATCAAAATTGGAGAAACTGGATATGTAATTATGACTACTAATGATGGAACTATTTTAGCTCATCCGAAGAATCCCAAGTTGAATTTTAAAAATATAAAAAAATTAGGAGTTAAGAAGTTAAATAACATCTCTCAAATAAAACAAGATAACTTTACAGTAACTATGAAGCAAAAAGATTATTTGATGAATGTTTATACTTCTCCAATTACAGGTTGGAAGTTTATATCTGTAATTGAAAAGTCAGAATTAGCTAGTAAGTTAAATTCAGCTTATAAATTAGTACTAGGAGTTATTTCAATCTCTACAGTTGTTATTATAGGTGTGGCTGTATTTGTTGCTAATAAGTTTAGTCAGCCTTTAGTTGCTGCTGCTAAATTTGCTAAAAAAATAGCTAATGGAAAATTAGATATTTCTTCATTAAATGTAAACAGTCAAGATGAAGTTGGTAATTTAGTTCAACAGCTAAACCATATGAGGAATAATCTAAGGGACATGGTAGAAAGTATAATAGATACAGTAGAGAATTTATCCGCTTCTAGTGAAGAACTATCTGCTGTAGCAGAAGAGGGGAGTGCAACTGTTCAAACTAATAATGAGGCTCTGGAAGATATGGCTTCTGGAATCCAACAAATTTCTGCCTCTAGTCAAGAAGTAACTAGTTTTGCTCAAAAATCTAATCAAGAAATAGAAGTAGGGAGCAAAAATATTGCTGAGACAACTTCTAATATGAAAGAAATAAATCAAGAGGTTGAAGAAGCTGTAGGAGTTATTAAGAATTTAGATAATCATTCGCAAGAAATTGATCAAATTGTAGAGTTAATTATGAATATTGCTGAACAGACTAATTTATTAGCATTAAATGCTTCAATTGAAGCAGCTAGAGCAAGTTCTACTACGGAGGGTTCTAGAACCCGTAGGGGTAAAGCAGGTCAAGGATTCGCTGTTGTAGCTGATGAGATTAGAGAATTAGCAGAAGAAACTACTAAAGCAACTGAGAATATTGCTGAACTAAGTGAGGAAATTCAGTCTAAGTCAAATGCTGGATTAGAAGCTGTTAACAAGGTAAAAAATAAGGCTAAACAAGGTAAAAAGACAGTGAAAAAAACAGGCGAGATATTTAGAACGATTAAAACTTCAATGGAAAATACTGTCGATTATGTTGAAGAAACATCTGTTTCTGCCCAAGACTTGGCGCAAAATAGCGATCAACTAATGAACGCTTCAGATGATATTAAGAATATGTCAGAAGAGATAGCTAATTCAGCTGATGAACTTACTGTTAGAGCTGAAGAATTAAATGAGGTCGTTGAAAAATTTGAGATATAA
- a CDS encoding acetate/propionate family kinase, translated as MKILVINSGSSSIKYQLINMKSESVLAKGLVERIGIEGSRLEQEVNGEEIEIEQEIADHGVGMELVIDTLTNKETGVISSVDEINAVGHRVVQGGKYFDKSVIIDQDVKEKIEECATLAPLHNPPNLMGIEVCEELMPHAKQIATFDSAFHQTMPEEIYMYALPYELYEKHDIRRYGAHGTSHKFVAKKVAKEMSQPIEDLKIITCHLGNGASVTAVKNGKSYDTSMGLTPLEGLVMGTRCGDLDPAAVPFIMEKEDLNPQEMDDLMNNESGLKGISGISSDMRDIGEAAAEGNERAQLALDMFVGRVKKYIGSYTAEMNGVDAIVFTAGIGENAIELREQICSNLDYLGIELDSVKNDVRGATTEISADESNVKVYVIPTNEELVIARDAKKLID; from the coding sequence ATGAAAATTTTAGTAATTAATAGTGGTAGTTCTTCAATTAAGTATCAATTAATTAATATGAAGAGTGAATCAGTTTTGGCTAAAGGATTAGTAGAACGAATTGGTATTGAAGGCTCACGATTAGAGCAAGAAGTTAATGGAGAAGAAATTGAAATTGAACAAGAAATTGCTGACCATGGTGTAGGAATGGAGTTAGTGATTGATACCTTAACTAATAAAGAGACTGGAGTTATCTCTAGTGTAGATGAAATTAATGCTGTAGGGCATAGAGTAGTACAAGGTGGTAAATACTTTGATAAGTCAGTTATTATTGACCAAGATGTAAAAGAGAAGATTGAAGAATGTGCTACTTTAGCTCCACTACATAATCCTCCTAATTTAATGGGAATTGAAGTTTGTGAAGAATTAATGCCTCATGCTAAGCAAATAGCTACTTTTGATTCTGCTTTTCACCAAACTATGCCTGAAGAAATTTATATGTATGCTTTACCTTATGAACTTTACGAAAAGCATGATATTAGACGTTATGGTGCTCATGGAACATCTCATAAATTTGTAGCTAAGAAAGTAGCTAAAGAAATGAGCCAACCTATTGAAGATTTAAAAATTATTACTTGTCATTTAGGTAATGGAGCTAGTGTAACAGCAGTCAAAAATGGTAAATCTTATGATACAAGTATGGGACTAACTCCTTTAGAAGGTTTAGTAATGGGAACTAGATGTGGTGATCTTGATCCAGCTGCTGTACCATTTATTATGGAAAAGGAAGATTTAAACCCGCAAGAGATGGATGATTTAATGAATAATGAAAGTGGTCTAAAAGGTATTTCTGGTATTAGTAGTGATATGAGGGATATAGGAGAGGCAGCTGCAGAAGGGAATGAACGGGCTCAGTTAGCTTTAGATATGTTTGTAGGGCGAGTTAAAAAATATATTGGATCTTATACTGCAGAAATGAATGGTGTAGATGCTATTGTCTTTACTGCTGGTATTGGAGAAAATGCTATTGAATTAAGAGAGCAGATCTGTTCTAACTTAGATTATTTAGGGATTGAGTTAGATTCAGTTAAAAATGATGTTAGAGGAGCAACAACAGAGATTAGTGCTGATGAATCTAATGTTAAGGTCTATGTTATTCCAACTAATGAAGAATTAGTGATTGCTCGAGATGCTAAGAAGTTAATAGATTAG
- a CDS encoding C-GCAxxG-C-C family protein translates to MPPEMVKLASGFSIGIGKSKCLCGAVSGGVMALGLNYGRT, encoded by the coding sequence ATGCCGCCTGAGATGGTTAAATTAGCTTCTGGTTTCTCCATTGGAATTGGAAAATCAAAATGTCTATGTGGAGCAGTTAGTGGTGGAGTTATGGCTTTAGGACTTAATTATGGTCGAACTTAA
- a CDS encoding rhodanese-like domain-containing protein — MKNKYGLITVLSLVMVFAVSTVTMAGFFDWLIGESNFKYYFPKKLKQSIEKEKEFLLVDIQPQEDFKKHHIQGAIGTSAYPVKSKQDKAKLDKILPQLKKSDNDIVIVCPRGGGGAERTYKYLSSQGIKEKRLYILENGQKGWPYNNLLAQRDYSEYPNSSFITGPTWLLNNLNNDNLLVLDARGKEAYDNGHIPGAVAVTWQQFCNMNGKPGDKKWGTVLSADKLAEKLSNIGVAKNKNIVVYAISPQGWGEEGRIVWMLRMAGIKNTKILDGGWSYWQKNNYPVSKQNVKTQSSDLKITELNKDWIINTNQIKILDSRSENEYQGATNFGEARGGHLPGAISLPYKNLLDQNGNLKSPQKLEKIFKEAGLRKGDQIASYCTGGIRSAYLTLVLRIMGYNKAENYDQSFYRWANLKELKLEN; from the coding sequence ATGAAGAATAAATATGGATTAATCACAGTACTATCTTTAGTAATGGTTTTTGCAGTAAGTACGGTAACAATGGCCGGGTTTTTTGATTGGTTAATAGGAGAAAGTAATTTTAAATATTATTTTCCTAAGAAGTTAAAGCAAAGTATAGAGAAGGAAAAGGAATTTTTATTAGTAGATATTCAACCACAAGAAGATTTTAAGAAGCACCATATTCAAGGGGCTATTGGTACATCTGCTTATCCAGTAAAATCAAAGCAAGATAAAGCTAAGTTAGATAAGATTTTACCACAACTTAAAAAGTCAGATAATGATATTGTAATTGTTTGTCCTCGAGGTGGTGGAGGAGCTGAAAGAACATATAAATATTTATCTTCTCAAGGAATAAAGGAAAAGAGATTATATATATTAGAAAATGGACAGAAAGGTTGGCCATATAATAATTTATTGGCACAAAGAGATTATAGTGAGTATCCAAATAGTAGTTTTATTACAGGGCCAACTTGGCTGCTTAACAACTTAAATAATGATAATCTATTAGTGTTAGATGCTAGAGGAAAAGAAGCTTATGATAATGGACATATTCCAGGAGCAGTAGCAGTAACTTGGCAGCAATTTTGTAATATGAATGGAAAGCCTGGAGATAAAAAGTGGGGTACAGTACTGAGTGCAGATAAATTAGCAGAAAAATTATCTAACATTGGAGTAGCAAAAAATAAAAATATAGTTGTTTATGCTATTTCTCCACAAGGTTGGGGAGAAGAAGGTAGAATTGTTTGGATGTTAAGAATGGCCGGAATAAAAAATACCAAAATTTTAGATGGCGGCTGGAGTTATTGGCAAAAGAATAATTATCCAGTATCTAAACAAAATGTTAAAACACAAAGTAGTGATTTAAAGATAACAGAACTTAATAAAGATTGGATAATTAATACTAATCAGATTAAGATTTTAGATAGTAGAAGTGAAAATGAATATCAAGGGGCAACTAATTTTGGTGAAGCCAGAGGAGGCCATCTTCCAGGTGCTATTTCGCTTCCTTATAAAAATTTGTTAGACCAAAACGGGAATTTAAAGAGTCCGCAAAAATTAGAAAAAATATTTAAAGAAGCTGGTCTTAGAAAAGGTGACCAGATTGCTAGTTATTGCACAGGAGGTATTCGCTCAGCTTATTTAACACTTGTTTTAAGAATAATGGGTTATAATAAGGCTGAAAATTATGATCAGTCATTTTATAGATGGGCCAATCTTAAAGAACTAAAGTTAGAAAATTAA
- the grdD gene encoding glycine/sarcosine/betaine reductase complex component C subunit alpha, which translates to MATNQSKQQVAQVFNQLADALESGEYGGKTKVGITTLGSEHGIEEVIKGAELAANKDSDLEVKLIGPQVDTDLEIIYETDCEEEAHDKMEKLLQAGEIDACVTNHFNFPIGVSTVGRIITPGLGQEMLLATSTGTSATNRITAMVRNAIYGIIAAKALGNQNPSLGILNVDGARQVEQALKELKDNGYDINFAQTVRADGGCVMRGNDLLQGSADVMVTDTLTGNLLMKVFGAFTTGGSYESLGFGYGPGVGEDYDQIINIISRASGAPVIAGAIRYAADAAQGELTKLATDEFKSVNKAGLEEIIADVESSNAASSEEVSAPPSKTVDEEISGIDILTLDDAVHALWEEDIYAESGMGCTGPVVMVASEDEEEAMEILQEDGFIG; encoded by the coding sequence ATGGCTACCAATCAATCTAAACAGCAAGTGGCCCAAGTTTTTAATCAACTAGCTGATGCACTTGAATCAGGTGAATACGGAGGAAAAACTAAAGTAGGAATTACTACTTTAGGAAGTGAACATGGTATTGAGGAAGTTATAAAAGGAGCAGAATTAGCAGCTAATAAAGATTCTGATCTTGAAGTAAAGTTAATCGGGCCACAAGTTGATACAGATTTAGAGATAATTTATGAGACAGATTGTGAAGAAGAAGCACATGACAAAATGGAAAAGTTATTACAAGCAGGAGAGATTGATGCTTGTGTTACTAATCACTTTAACTTTCCTATCGGCGTTTCTACAGTAGGAAGAATTATAACTCCTGGTTTAGGTCAAGAAATGTTACTGGCTACTTCTACAGGTACTTCTGCTACTAACCGCATCACTGCTATGGTCAGGAATGCTATTTATGGTATTATTGCTGCTAAGGCACTAGGAAATCAAAATCCATCACTAGGTATCTTAAATGTTGATGGTGCTCGACAAGTAGAGCAGGCTCTTAAAGAATTAAAGGATAACGGCTATGATATTAACTTTGCTCAAACAGTTCGAGCTGATGGTGGCTGTGTAATGCGGGGAAATGACTTATTACAAGGCTCAGCTGATGTCATGGTAACTGATACTTTAACAGGTAATTTATTAATGAAAGTATTTGGTGCCTTTACTACTGGAGGTAGTTATGAATCCTTAGGGTTTGGTTATGGTCCTGGAGTTGGAGAAGATTATGACCAAATTATTAATATTATCTCTAGAGCTTCAGGCGCTCCAGTAATTGCAGGAGCAATAAGATATGCAGCAGATGCAGCTCAAGGTGAACTTACTAAGTTAGCTACAGATGAATTTAAATCAGTTAATAAGGCAGGTTTAGAAGAAATTATTGCTGATGTTGAAAGTAGTAATGCAGCTTCTAGTGAAGAAGTTTCTGCTCCTCCATCTAAAACAGTAGATGAAGAAATCTCTGGTATTGATATCTTAACTTTAGATGATGCTGTGCATGCTTTATGGGAAGAAGATATTTATGCAGAAAGTGGAATGGGTTGTACAGGACCTGTAGTAATGGTTGCTAGTGAAGATGAAGAAGAAGCTATGGAGATTTTACAGGAAGACGGGTTTATTGGTTAA
- the trxA gene encoding thioredoxin TrxA has translation MIKVNKENYEEEVLEVEGPVMVDYWGEGCDRCMELLPKVEDLAEEYGDDMKFCKLNIKGNRRLAMSQQVMGLPSMVFYVDGEKVEHLSGDDLTAEEIEEEIKKYI, from the coding sequence ATGATTAAAGTTAATAAGGAAAATTATGAAGAGGAAGTATTAGAGGTAGAAGGACCAGTAATGGTAGACTATTGGGGTGAAGGTTGTGACCGTTGTATGGAATTGTTGCCTAAAGTTGAAGATTTAGCTGAAGAGTATGGAGATGACATGAAGTTTTGTAAGTTAAATATTAAAGGCAATCGTCGTTTAGCTATGAGCCAGCAAGTTATGGGATTACCATCTATGGTATTTTATGTTGATGGAGAAAAAGTAGAGCACTTAAGTGGTGATGACTTAACAGCTGAAGAGATTGAAGAAGAAATTAAGAAATACATTTAG
- a CDS encoding rhodanese-like domain-containing protein, with the protein MKKKYGLITVLSLVMVFAVSTVTMAGFFDWLIGGSNFKYYAPKKLKQSIEQEKDFFLVDIQPQEDFKKHHIQGAISTSAYPVKSKQDQAKLDKILPQLKKSNNDIVIVCPRGGGGAERTYKYLSSQGIKEQRLYILEGGQAGWPYEQLLANKKVEIITTEELATKLGAESLAVVDVRSDVAYNGWKLKGEVRGGHIKGAAQLPYSLANKLKAKKLKSVLKKKGVTKDKKVVVYGYGSAKSTTVANKLMNLGYNNVVVYKAGISTWAANDDLPMKKLANYQKLVYPAWVKKLINNKDRNDYKIVEVSYGEPKKYKQGHIPGAIHLNTNGIEGKPDWNIVADEKLEDYLEKLGITTDTTVVLYGSNSTMAAARAASAMMYAGVEDVRLLNGNLKAWQEAGYRLEKKVNQPTAVADFGADVPVNPNYIINTRQAKEILKDPNAELVSIRSWAEYIGKTSGYSYIEPKGRIAGAVWGHAGSDAYHMEHFENVDGTLRSYPQIKEMWKEWGITSNKEVSFFCGTGWRASEAFFMAYLMGWKDISVYDGGWYVWSKNPDNPIEYGDPRK; encoded by the coding sequence ATGAAGAAGAAATATGGATTAATCACAGTACTATCTTTAGTAATGGTTTTTGCAGTAAGTACGGTAACAATGGCTGGGTTTTTTGATTGGTTAATAGGAGGAAGTAATTTTAAATATTATGCTCCTAAGAAGTTAAAGCAAAGCATAGAGCAGGAAAAAGACTTCTTCTTAGTAGATATTCAACCACAAGAAGATTTTAAGAAGCATCATATCCAAGGAGCAATTAGCACATCTGCCTATCCAGTAAAATCAAAACAGGATCAAGCTAAGTTAGATAAAATTTTACCACAACTTAAGAAGTCAAATAATGATATTGTAATTGTCTGTCCACGGGGTGGTGGAGGAGCCGAAAGAACATATAAATATTTATCTTCGCAAGGTATTAAAGAACAGCGACTTTATATTTTAGAAGGTGGACAGGCTGGTTGGCCCTATGAACAGTTATTAGCTAATAAAAAGGTAGAAATTATTACTACAGAAGAACTAGCAACTAAATTAGGAGCAGAGAGTTTAGCAGTAGTTGATGTTCGTAGTGATGTTGCATATAATGGTTGGAAGTTAAAAGGAGAAGTTAGAGGGGGACATATTAAAGGTGCAGCTCAATTACCTTATTCTTTAGCAAATAAATTGAAAGCTAAAAAATTAAAATCTGTTTTAAAGAAGAAAGGTGTTACAAAAGATAAAAAAGTTGTAGTATATGGTTATGGTAGTGCTAAAAGTACTACAGTAGCTAACAAGCTAATGAATCTAGGATATAATAATGTAGTTGTTTATAAGGCAGGAATTAGTACTTGGGCAGCAAATGATGATTTACCAATGAAGAAACTAGCCAACTATCAAAAGTTAGTTTATCCAGCTTGGGTTAAAAAATTAATTAACAACAAAGATCGTAATGACTATAAAATTGTGGAAGTAAGTTATGGAGAGCCTAAAAAGTATAAGCAGGGACATATTCCTGGGGCTATTCATTTAAATACTAATGGGATTGAAGGTAAGCCTGACTGGAATATTGTAGCAGATGAAAAATTAGAAGATTATTTAGAGAAATTAGGAATTACAACAGATACTACGGTAGTTTTATATGGGAGTAATTCTACTATGGCAGCTGCTCGAGCAGCATCAGCAATGATGTATGCTGGAGTAGAGGATGTTCGGTTACTAAATGGTAATTTAAAAGCTTGGCAAGAAGCAGGCTATAGGTTAGAAAAGAAAGTTAACCAGCCAACTGCTGTAGCTGATTTTGGTGCTGATGTTCCTGTGAATCCAAATTATATTATTAATACTCGTCAGGCTAAAGAAATTCTTAAGGATCCAAATGCTGAATTAGTTAGTATTAGAAGTTGGGCTGAATATATTGGTAAGACAAGTGGTTATAGTTATATTGAGCCTAAAGGACGGATTGCTGGAGCAGTATGGGGACATGCTGGTTCTGATGCTTATCATATGGAGCATTTTGAAAATGTAGATGGTACGCTAAGAAGTTATCCACAGATTAAAGAGATGTGGAAAGAATGGGGGATTACTTCTAATAAAGAAGTTAGCTTTTTCTGTGGAACTGGTTGGAGAGCAAGTGAAGCTTTCTTTATGGCTTATTTGATGGGCTGGAAAGATATTAGTGTTTATGATGGTGGTTGGTATGTGTGGAGTAAAAATCCTGATAATCCAATAGAATATGGAGACCCAAGAAAGTAG
- a CDS encoding C-GCAxxG-C-C family protein, with protein sequence MSEECFPANADLHIKEEYGSTCCRVFTKDFDDFGSQEQRANHCIQITGEVAVWVMERFIEDEEER encoded by the coding sequence ATGTCAGAAGAATGTTTTCCAGCTAATGCTGATTTACATATCAAAGAAGAATATGGTTCTACTTGTTGTCGAGTATTTACTAAAGATTTTGATGATTTTGGTAGTCAGGAACAACGGGCCAACCACTGTATTCAAATCACTGGTGAAGTAGCTGTTTGGGTAATGGAGAGATTTATTGAGGATGAAGAAGAAAGGTAG
- the yedF gene encoding sulfurtransferase-like selenium metabolism protein YedF has product MKELNARGLDCPKPVVKTKQALEEEDKVIVTVDDQVQAENVAKLAKKMNCKVSTLEEENYYKLTIEKLADETTEDKEDSQGKVYFITSATLGEGAEELGNVLMKGFISTLLNVTPVPNKIIFINSGVKVPTLNQEAKEHLKELEAKGVTILSCGTCLDYYGLEEKLEIGNISNMYEILDSLNSNGVVKV; this is encoded by the coding sequence ATGAAAGAATTAAATGCTAGAGGACTTGATTGTCCAAAACCTGTGGTTAAGACTAAACAAGCTTTAGAAGAAGAAGATAAGGTAATTGTAACTGTTGATGATCAGGTACAAGCAGAGAATGTGGCTAAGTTAGCTAAGAAAATGAACTGTAAAGTTAGTACTTTAGAGGAAGAGAATTATTATAAATTAACAATTGAAAAGTTAGCTGATGAAACAACAGAAGATAAAGAAGATAGTCAAGGAAAGGTTTACTTTATTACTAGCGCTACTTTAGGAGAAGGAGCAGAAGAATTAGGGAACGTTTTGATGAAAGGATTTATCAGTACTTTGTTAAATGTAACTCCTGTGCCTAATAAGATTATTTTTATCAACAGTGGGGTTAAAGTGCCAACTTTAAATCAAGAAGCTAAAGAACATTTAAAAGAATTAGAAGCTAAAGGAGTAACTATTTTGTCTTGTGGAACTTGTTTAGATTATTATGGATTAGAAGAGAAATTAGAGATTGGTAACATTAGTAATATGTACGAAATATTGGACTCGCTTAATTCTAATGGAGTAGTTAAAGTATAA
- the grdC gene encoding glycine/sarcosine/betaine reductase complex component C subunit beta has product MNEAVLKGSSYILVHAANTLLQHGSTQTSERAQNPDSDYLEQAPKFLRSYEEVVNYGPNQSYIGNISVEELEEIEQKWYDNPVKDAKRFSDWGEIMPEDEFYGLMKMADSFDLVKLSEGFAKDIKDKLAEHDLLGEDYIEQIEGTEVDSIKQLVDEHTAEPLYLDGELIGCVKQAHDTDVNLNAHTMLENTVVKASGVLSMLHLGKQQGIDLEEVDYVIEVSEEACGDVNQRGGGNFAKAIAEMAGCKNATGSDTRSFCAGPAHGLVHAAGLVKSGVFDNVAVVAGGSTAKLGMNGKDHVDQEMPILEDCLGGFAVLVSQDDGESPILRTDAIGRHTVDTGSAPQAVISSLVTNPLDEIGLSITDIDKYSVEMQNPEITKPAGAGDVPASNYKMIAALGVKRGDLEKKDLMNFVNEHGMPGFAPTQGHIPSGVPFIGHARKMMKNDELERAMIIGKGSLFLGRMTNLFDGVSFIMEKNTGQGAKEGGVSEDEINNIVAKAMRNLADSLLEEE; this is encoded by the coding sequence ATGAATGAAGCAGTTTTAAAAGGAAGTAGTTATATATTAGTTCATGCTGCTAATACTTTATTACAACATGGATCTACCCAAACATCAGAGAGAGCACAAAATCCTGATAGTGATTATTTAGAGCAAGCACCTAAATTCTTAAGAAGCTATGAGGAAGTAGTAAATTACGGGCCAAACCAATCTTATATTGGGAATATATCAGTAGAAGAATTAGAAGAGATAGAGCAAAAGTGGTATGATAATCCAGTTAAAGATGCTAAACGATTTAGTGACTGGGGCGAAATCATGCCTGAAGATGAATTTTATGGTTTAATGAAGATGGCAGATAGCTTTGATTTAGTAAAATTAAGTGAAGGATTTGCTAAGGATATAAAAGATAAATTAGCAGAACATGATCTATTAGGTGAAGATTATATAGAGCAAATTGAGGGCACAGAAGTTGACTCTATTAAACAGTTAGTAGATGAACACACTGCTGAACCTTTATACTTAGATGGAGAGTTAATTGGTTGTGTCAAGCAAGCTCACGATACAGATGTTAACTTAAATGCTCATACTATGTTAGAGAATACAGTAGTTAAAGCTTCAGGAGTACTTTCGATGTTACATCTAGGCAAACAACAAGGAATTGATTTAGAAGAAGTAGATTATGTAATTGAAGTATCAGAAGAAGCTTGTGGTGATGTAAACCAGCGTGGTGGTGGTAATTTTGCTAAAGCAATAGCTGAAATGGCAGGCTGTAAAAATGCTACTGGTTCTGATACCCGAAGCTTTTGTGCTGGACCGGCTCATGGTTTAGTCCATGCAGCTGGATTAGTCAAATCAGGTGTCTTTGATAATGTAGCAGTAGTAGCAGGAGGATCTACAGCTAAATTAGGTATGAATGGTAAGGACCATGTAGACCAAGAAATGCCTATTTTAGAGGATTGTTTAGGTGGATTTGCTGTGTTAGTTAGTCAAGATGATGGAGAAAGTCCTATTTTAAGAACAGATGCTATAGGTCGTCATACAGTAGATACAGGTTCTGCTCCTCAAGCAGTAATTTCGTCTTTAGTTACTAATCCATTAGATGAAATAGGATTAAGTATTACTGATATTGATAAGTATTCTGTAGAGATGCAAAATCCAGAGATTACTAAACCCGCTGGAGCAGGAGATGTACCAGCATCAAATTATAAAATGATAGCTGCTTTAGGTGTTAAACGTGGAGATTTAGAGAAAAAAGATTTAATGAACTTTGTTAATGAACATGGCATGCCTGGATTTGCTCCGACTCAAGGTCATATTCCATCAGGAGTTCCATTTATCGGTCACGCCCGAAAAATGATGAAAAATGATGAATTAGAAAGAGCAATGATTATTGGTAAAGGTAGTCTATTCTTAGGTAGAATGACTAATTTATTTGATGGAGTTTCCTTTATTATGGAGAAAAATACTGGCCAGGGTGCTAAAGAAGGAGGCGTTAGTGAAGATGAAATTAATAATATAGTAGCTAAAGCTATGCGTAACCTAGCAGATTCTTTATTAGAAGAAGAGTAA